In the Caenorhabditis elegans chromosome X genome, one interval contains:
- the cas-1 gene encoding C-CAP/cofactor C-like domain-containing protein (Confirmed by transcript evidence): protein MDSLYYSAPRPFNKYPRGYRPVTDSTQDLRSFGGGLRPSSSWSSFPQQVVIDQRSATLPHFPSSCVSPVSPTSPVDRNTNYWTAEEPPRSRRPIRSESNSTLFDNNFSPRELSPLSVASEYCNNPQPASMYGHRSVQSPVPAFQDAPPRGYDNVPPPQSYKQPTHPSPSQRETDFLRNLQRQKAEAHNMSSSWYAGDQSSRQTDFGTLPSPQHYNSNSSDHHPPRRLAKTQSDLSFDSLNNTYFNNTSNHTPSNTFLNHSTVDSHNNSSGQLHNSINNYTASTNGNQGHRLDGFFRNRVIEPNWMTDPPPPKSFREDYIIRNAPLNSNLNSDFERFRLEPTYREPRGNSLVSEQPNFRSYHNDEPTQEQPNPRYQRSSSNFMQQRDPSPVRSPPIISYAQQSNPFSFPNPINQVNYNQEDHSSRVSTGGYQDRRVAQAPKEATTNVYQNVPAAAAVNFREKERPTSQYLESNRNSAAFPNEPIKLTNDRVLRIHPHQQVQDQYHHHQMPEEPHYPQPHQPIQQSQRARIQSPLRDFARLTSPIREVAPQPYHPPQAQNQNQNPERIFSPVESKVFNRSGPTVINGFTSNRHTYNSHTDDFDSRNRRDSSQPPVAIIEPNINVHMPSDPMPYNKPHFGHGHGHSNGNNNVHSVKPTSHYSNPTFSPTSTFSPNSNYDNDNDSDLDIEEMARRALPRYLRDNEKTGRHRNLYGDNLHGILIKNPSLHRSSSKKVVFIDQNKASAAASAGDSGEVPAHVRAYDDAIEEPLANWSKLTDQLGGDLAAVKPKVLAMFASMRNYLWSAAGKSEPSAEEAQKMLTPVINLLGEINNFKDTKRKTPHWNHLNSVAEALPALGWVTVKKTPAPYVKEFIEAAQFYINPILREFKETDPRHVEWTKAWKAVFEEMQKFVRQVHTTGLVWNSAPGAAPDASASAPSAAAPSAPKAPAGPGGPPPPPPPPPADFFANIAPPPVDADKASRDALFASLNQGEGVTSRLKKVTADMQTHKNPNLRGTAVVPAAGASQGGSSPAKPAAPVRKPPHKELENGKQWIVEYFVNDPNIVLDVADKKQTVYIYRCENSVIKVNGKANSITLDGCKKTSVVFDALVAQCETVNCQSVQIQTLGELPTLSIQKTDGCQVYLSKVAQGCEIVTSKSSEMNISVQTNDDGDYSEFPVPEQFKTTFVNGKLVTVVSDIC from the exons ATGGATTCACTTTATTACTCGGCTCCCAGACCCTTCAACAAGTATCCACGTGGCTACAGACCGGTAACCGATAGTACCCAAGATTTGAGAAGTTTCGGAGGCGGACTACGTCCGTCAAGCAGTTGGTCGTCGTTCCCTCAACAAGTTGTCATTGACCAGCGGTCAGCGACCCTTCCACATTTTCCATCCTCATGCGTTTCGCCCGTTTCTCCAACATCCCCTGTCGACCGCAATACTAATTATTGGACAGCTGAAGAACCTCCAAGATCTCGTCGGCCAATACGATCGGAAAGCAATTCTACTCTATTCGACAATAACTTCTCTCCACGTGAGCTATCTCCTTTGTCAGTGGCCAGTGAGTACTGTAACAATCCTCAACCAGCAAGTATGTACGGTCATCGAAGTGTCCAAAGTCCAGTTCCAGCATTTCAAGATGCTCCACCCCGAGGTTATGACAATGTGCCACCACCCCAATCATACAAGCAGCCGACGCATCCGTCGCCTTCCCAACGagaaacagattttttgagaaatctgcAACGTCAGAAAGCCGAAGCACACAATATGTCTTCGAGCTGGTATGCAGGGGATCAGTCGTCTCGTCAGACAGATTTTGGCACTCTTCCGTCTCCACAACACTATAATTCTAATTCATCGGATCACCATCCGCCAAGACGATTAGCAAAAACCCAATCGGATTTGTCGTTTGACTCTCTCAACAACACTTATTTCAATAACACCTCAAATCATACTCCAAGTAACACCTTCCTCAATCATTCTACTGTTGATAGTCATAATAATAGCTCTGGTCAACTTCATAATTCTATTAATAACTACACGGCAAGCACGAATGGTAATCAAGGTCATCGATTGGATGGATTTTTCCGAAACCGAGTGATTGAGCCAAACTGGATGACTGACCCACCACCGCCAAAATCGTTCCGGGAGGATTACATTATCAGAAATGCACCtctcaattcaaatttgaactcGGATTTTGAACGCTTTCGGTTAGAGCCTACTTATCGTGAGCCTAGAGGTAATTCCTTGGTGTCTGAGCAACCCAACTTTCGGAGCTATCACAACGATGAACCGACTCAGGAACAGCCTAATCCTCGGTATCAACGCTCTTCGTCCAATTTCATGCAACAACGAGATCCGAGCCCTGTAAGATCGCCTCCAATCATCTCATATGCCCAACAATCGAATCCTTTTTCGTTCCCAAACCCGATAAATCAAGTCAACTATAACCAAGAAGATCATTCATCAAGAGTATCAACAGGCGGGTATCAAGACCGGCGAGTGGCACAAGCGCCGAAAGAAGCAACAACAAATGTCTACCAGAATGTTCCAGCCGCAGCAGCGGTAAATTTCCGAGAGAAAGAGCGGCCAACCAGTCAGTATTTGGAGTCGAATCGTAATTCGGCAGCGTTCCCTAATGAACCAATAAAATTGACAAATGATCGTGTACTCCGGATTCATCCTCATCAGCAGGTACAAGACcaatatcatcatcatcaaatgCCCGAAGAGCCCCATTATCCCCAGCCACATCAGCCCATTCAACAATCTCAACGTGCTAGGATTCAATCACCACTTCGTGATTTCGCCAGACTCACTTCCCCAATTCGTGAGGTTGCCCCTCAACCATATCATCCGCCACAGGCGCAGAATCAAAATCAGAATCCAGAGCGAATTTTCAGTCCAGTTGAGTCAAAAGTGTTTAATCGATCGGGTCCAACTGTAATTAATGGCTTCACGAGTAACCGTCACACGTATAATAGTCACACCGATGATTTCGATTCGAGAAATCGACGTGACTCGTCTCAACCACCAGTGGCTATCATTGAGCCGAATATCAATGTTCACATGCCATCCGACCCGATGCCATACAACAAACCTCATTTCGGACATGGTCACGGGCATAGCAACGGGAATAATAATGTACATTCGGTGAAACCAACATCTCACTACTCAAACCCAACGTTTTCACCGACTTcaactttttcaccaaattcgAACTACGACAACGATAACGACAGTGATCTGGATATTGAGGAAATGGCACGTCGTGCGCTTCCGAGGTATCTACGAGACAATGAAAAAACGGGACGACACAGAAACTTATACGGCGACAATTTGCACGGGATTCTTATCAAAAATCCGTCACTTCATCGGAGTTCTTCAAAGAAAGTTGTATTTATAGATCAGAATAAAG CGTCTGCTGCCGCTTCTGCCGGTGACTCTGGAGAAGTCCCAGCTCATGTTCGTGCTTACGATGATGCCATCGAGGAGCCACTGGCCAATTGGAGCAAGTTGACAGATCAACTCGGCGGCGATCTTGCTGCTGTG aagCCAAAAGTGTTGGCTATGTTTGCCAGTATGCGCAACTATTTATGGTCTGCTGCTGGAAAATCGGAGCCATCGGCCGAGGAAGCTCAGAAGATGCTCACTCCAGTTATTAACTTGCTTGGTGAAATCAACAATTTCAAGGACACGAAGAGAAAGACCCCTCACTGGAACCATCTCAATTCGGTGGCTGAAGCACTTCCGGCTCTTGGATGGGTGACCGTG aagaaaaccCCAGCTCCATACGTGAAGGAGTTCATTGAGGCTGCTCAATTCTACATCAACCCAATTCTCCGCGAGTTCAAGGAGACCGATCCAAGACACGTTGAGTGGACCAAGGCTTGGAAGGCTGTATTTGAAGAGATGCAGAAGTTTGTTCGTCAAGTTCACACTACTGGTCTAGTCTGGAACAGCGCTCCAGGAGCCGCCCCTGATGCTTCTGCCTCTGCTCCATCTGCCGCTGCTCCATCAGCTCCAAAAGCTCCAGCAGGTCCAGGAGGACCACccccaccacctccaccaccaccagccgACTTCTTCGCCAACATTGCTCCGCCACCAGTAGATGCTGACAAGGCAAGCCGTGATGCTCTCTTTGCTTCGTTGAACCAGGGAGAGGGAGTTACTTCTAGACTGAAGAAGGTCACGGCCGATATGCAGACTCACAAGAACCCAAACCTCCGAGGAACCGCTGTTGTGCCAGCCGCTGGTGCTTCTCAGGGCGGCTCATCTCCTGCCAAACCAGCTGCTCCAGTAAGGAAGCCACCACACAAGGAGCTGGAAAACGGAAAACAATGGATTGTG GAGTACTTTGTCAACGATCCAAACATTGTTCTCGATGTTGCCGATAAGAAGCAGACTGTCTATATCTACCGTTGTGAGAATTCTGTGATTAAGGTCAACGGAAAGGCCAATTCTATTACTTTGGACGGGTGCAAGAAAACGTCTGTTGTGTTTGATGCCCTTGTGGCTCAGTGCGAAACTGTCAACTGCCAATCTGTGCAAATTCAG accCTTGGAGAGCTCCCAACTCTTTCAATCCAGAAGACTGATGGATGCCAGGTGTACTTGTCAAAGGTGGCTCAAGGATGCGAGATTGTCACTTCCAAATCCAGTGAGATGAACATCTCCGTGCAAACCAATGATGATGGGGATTAT TCGGAGTTCCCGGTTCCGGAGCAGTTCAAGACAACTTTTGTCAATGGCAAGCTAGTCACTGTCGTCTCGGACATTTGCTAA
- the cas-1 gene encoding Adenylyl cyclase-associated protein (Confirmed by transcript evidence), translating to MSTQEDFLKRLESVTSRLEAIAGQKPALAPKPTNLGGPSASAAASAGDSGEVPAHVRAYDDAIEEPLANWSKLTDQLGGDLAAVKPKVLAMFASMRNYLWSAAGKSEPSAEEAQKMLTPVINLLGEINNFKDTKRKTPHWNHLNSVAEALPALGWVTVKKTPAPYVKEFIEAAQFYINPILREFKETDPRHVEWTKAWKAVFEEMQKFVRQVHTTGLVWNSAPGAAPDASASAPSAAAPSAPKAPAGPGGPPPPPPPPPADFFANIAPPPVDADKASRDALFASLNQGEGVTSRLKKVTADMQTHKNPNLRGTAVVPAAGASQGGSSPAKPAAPVRKPPHKELENGKQWIVEYFVNDPNIVLDVADKKQTVYIYRCENSVIKVNGKANSITLDGCKKTSVVFDALVAQCETVNCQSVQIQTLGELPTLSIQKTDGCQVYLSKVAQGCEIVTSKSSEMNISVQTNDDGDYSEFPVPEQFKTTFVNGKLVTVVSDIC from the exons CGTCTGCTGCCGCTTCTGCCGGTGACTCTGGAGAAGTCCCAGCTCATGTTCGTGCTTACGATGATGCCATCGAGGAGCCACTGGCCAATTGGAGCAAGTTGACAGATCAACTCGGCGGCGATCTTGCTGCTGTG aagCCAAAAGTGTTGGCTATGTTTGCCAGTATGCGCAACTATTTATGGTCTGCTGCTGGAAAATCGGAGCCATCGGCCGAGGAAGCTCAGAAGATGCTCACTCCAGTTATTAACTTGCTTGGTGAAATCAACAATTTCAAGGACACGAAGAGAAAGACCCCTCACTGGAACCATCTCAATTCGGTGGCTGAAGCACTTCCGGCTCTTGGATGGGTGACCGTG aagaaaaccCCAGCTCCATACGTGAAGGAGTTCATTGAGGCTGCTCAATTCTACATCAACCCAATTCTCCGCGAGTTCAAGGAGACCGATCCAAGACACGTTGAGTGGACCAAGGCTTGGAAGGCTGTATTTGAAGAGATGCAGAAGTTTGTTCGTCAAGTTCACACTACTGGTCTAGTCTGGAACAGCGCTCCAGGAGCCGCCCCTGATGCTTCTGCCTCTGCTCCATCTGCCGCTGCTCCATCAGCTCCAAAAGCTCCAGCAGGTCCAGGAGGACCACccccaccacctccaccaccaccagccgACTTCTTCGCCAACATTGCTCCGCCACCAGTAGATGCTGACAAGGCAAGCCGTGATGCTCTCTTTGCTTCGTTGAACCAGGGAGAGGGAGTTACTTCTAGACTGAAGAAGGTCACGGCCGATATGCAGACTCACAAGAACCCAAACCTCCGAGGAACCGCTGTTGTGCCAGCCGCTGGTGCTTCTCAGGGCGGCTCATCTCCTGCCAAACCAGCTGCTCCAGTAAGGAAGCCACCACACAAGGAGCTGGAAAACGGAAAACAATGGATTGTG GAGTACTTTGTCAACGATCCAAACATTGTTCTCGATGTTGCCGATAAGAAGCAGACTGTCTATATCTACCGTTGTGAGAATTCTGTGATTAAGGTCAACGGAAAGGCCAATTCTATTACTTTGGACGGGTGCAAGAAAACGTCTGTTGTGTTTGATGCCCTTGTGGCTCAGTGCGAAACTGTCAACTGCCAATCTGTGCAAATTCAG accCTTGGAGAGCTCCCAACTCTTTCAATCCAGAAGACTGATGGATGCCAGGTGTACTTGTCAAAGGTGGCTCAAGGATGCGAGATTGTCACTTCCAAATCCAGTGAGATGAACATCTCCGTGCAAACCAATGATGATGGGGATTAT TCGGAGTTCCCGGTTCCGGAGCAGTTCAAGACAACTTTTGTCAATGGCAAGCTAGTCACTGTCGTCTCGGACATTTGCTAA